The following are from one region of the Elusimicrobiota bacterium genome:
- a CDS encoding ribbon-helix-helix protein, CopG family, which yields MNKTVTITLRLTADERKVLDRVARAHGATRSEAIRTALLGEAARIARTENLSGHERLKRYIPAKGSGRKDLSALDSSRIWAEDLEAKHRALRPR from the coding sequence ATCACCTTGCGGCTGACCGCCGATGAACGGAAGGTCCTCGACCGGGTCGCCCGCGCGCATGGGGCGACCCGGTCGGAGGCGATCCGCACCGCCCTGCTCGGCGAGGCGGCTCGCATCGCGCGGACGGAGAACCTCTCCGGGCACGAGCGCCTGAAGCGCTACATCCCCGCCAAGGGGAGCGGCCGCAAGGACCTGTCCGCGCTCGACAGCTCGCGGATCTGGGCCGAGGATCTGGAGGCGAAACACCGTGCGCTCCGTCCTCGTTGA
- a CDS encoding PIN domain-containing protein encodes MRSVLVDANVLVGYLDADDGLHERSLEGLSAATGDLVTTWPALTEAMHLLGRKGWAQQEALLALLGDGELLVAGLGTEDVPRLTALMRKYRNRPMDLADASLIRVAERDGIDTIVTLDRDFQVYRAAGIGALKMLPKP; translated from the coding sequence GTGCGCTCCGTCCTCGTTGACGCGAACGTCCTCGTCGGCTATCTCGACGCCGACGACGGGCTGCATGAACGCTCGCTCGAGGGGCTGAGCGCGGCGACCGGGGACCTCGTGACCACGTGGCCCGCGCTCACGGAGGCGATGCACCTTCTGGGGCGCAAGGGCTGGGCCCAGCAGGAGGCGCTGCTCGCCCTGCTCGGAGACGGCGAGCTGCTGGTCGCCGGACTGGGGACGGAGGACGTCCCGCGCCTGACGGCCTTGATGAGGAAATACCGGAACCGGCCGATGGATCTGGCCGACGCGTCTTTGATCCGCGTCGCCGAACGCGACGGCATCGACACCATCGTGACTTTGGACCGCGATTTCCAGGTTTACCGGGCGGCCGGCATCGGGGCGCTCAAGATGCTCCCCAAGCCGTAA